One segment of Burkholderia multivorans ATCC BAA-247 DNA contains the following:
- the actP gene encoding cation/acetate symporter ActP yields the protein MRRSSIALGALSVFVSSAAHAVSVAGPMPDKVELNPVAIAMFFAFVFATLALTRWAARRTRSTRDFYTAGGGITGLQNGLAIAGDYMSAASFLGLSGMVFMFGFDGLIYSIGFLVGWPFVMFLIAEPLRNLGKFTFVDVVAYRFAQRPIRLLTSANALTIVVLYLVVQMVGAGKLIQLLFGLSYGSAELIVGVLMVVYVFFGGMTATTWVQVIKAVLLLAGASLLAWLALAEFGFSVDEMFRRAVAVHPGALSIMGPGKLIRDPANALSLGIALMFGTAGFPHILMRFFTVPNAKEARKSVLYATGFIGYFYLLTFVIGFSAIVLLAQHPEFFRVAANGTFNLTHDLLGGSNMVAVKLAQAVGGNVFYGFIAAVTFATILAVVAGLTLAGATTISHDLYAQMWARGKPDERLEMRISRAATIVLSALAIGLSILFEHVNVAFMVGLVAAVAASANFPVLAMSIFWRGMTTRGAVLGGGLGLVSAVVLTVLSKSVWVDVLHHAHAPVFLDNPALVSVPLAFVAIVVGSLADRSERARREREAFTQQEFYAQTGVLAGPAMRH from the coding sequence ATGCGACGCTCATCGATCGCGCTCGGCGCGCTGTCCGTCTTCGTTTCGTCTGCCGCGCATGCGGTATCGGTCGCCGGCCCGATGCCGGACAAGGTCGAGCTGAACCCGGTCGCGATCGCGATGTTCTTCGCGTTCGTGTTCGCGACGCTCGCGCTGACGCGGTGGGCCGCGCGCCGCACACGCTCGACACGCGACTTCTACACGGCCGGCGGCGGCATCACGGGGCTGCAGAACGGCCTCGCGATCGCGGGCGACTACATGTCGGCCGCCTCGTTCCTCGGGCTGTCCGGCATGGTGTTCATGTTCGGCTTCGACGGGCTCATCTACTCGATCGGCTTTCTCGTCGGCTGGCCGTTCGTGATGTTCCTGATCGCCGAGCCGCTGCGCAATCTCGGCAAGTTCACGTTCGTCGACGTCGTCGCGTACCGCTTCGCGCAGCGCCCGATCCGGCTGCTGACGTCGGCGAACGCGCTGACGATCGTCGTGCTGTATCTGGTCGTGCAGATGGTCGGTGCGGGCAAGCTGATCCAGCTGCTGTTCGGGCTGTCGTACGGCAGCGCGGAGCTGATCGTCGGCGTGCTGATGGTCGTCTACGTGTTCTTCGGCGGAATGACCGCGACGACCTGGGTGCAGGTCATCAAGGCCGTGCTGCTGCTGGCCGGCGCGTCGCTGCTCGCGTGGCTCGCGCTTGCCGAATTCGGCTTCAGCGTCGACGAGATGTTCCGCCGCGCCGTGGCCGTGCATCCGGGCGCGCTCTCGATCATGGGGCCCGGCAAGCTGATCCGCGATCCGGCCAACGCGCTCTCGCTCGGCATCGCGCTGATGTTCGGCACGGCCGGCTTCCCGCATATCCTGATGCGCTTCTTCACGGTGCCGAACGCGAAAGAGGCGCGCAAGTCGGTGCTGTACGCGACCGGCTTCATCGGCTATTTCTACCTGCTGACCTTTGTGATCGGTTTCTCGGCGATCGTGCTGCTCGCGCAGCATCCCGAGTTCTTCCGCGTCGCCGCGAACGGCACGTTCAACCTCACGCACGACCTGCTCGGCGGCTCCAACATGGTGGCGGTGAAGCTTGCGCAGGCGGTGGGCGGCAACGTCTTCTACGGCTTCATCGCGGCCGTCACGTTCGCGACGATCCTCGCCGTCGTCGCGGGGCTCACGCTCGCCGGCGCGACGACGATCTCGCACGACCTGTACGCGCAGATGTGGGCGCGCGGCAAGCCCGACGAGCGGCTCGAGATGCGCATCTCGCGCGCGGCGACGATCGTGCTGTCGGCGCTCGCGATCGGGCTGTCGATTCTGTTCGAGCATGTCAACGTCGCGTTCATGGTCGGGCTCGTCGCGGCGGTCGCGGCGAGCGCGAATTTCCCGGTGCTCGCGATGTCGATCTTCTGGCGCGGAATGACGACGCGCGGCGCGGTGCTCGGCGGCGGCCTCGGCCTCGTGTCGGCCGTCGTGCTGACCGTGCTGTCGAAGTCGGTGTGGGTCGACGTGCTGCACCATGCGCACGCGCCGGTGTTCCTCGACAACCCGGCGCTCGTGTCGGTGCCGCTCGCGTTCGTGGCGATCGTCGTCGGCTCGCTCGCGGATCGCAGCGAGCGTGCGCGGCGCGAGCGCGAGGCGTTCACGCAGCAGGAGTTCTACGCGCAGACGGGCGTGCTGGCGGGCCCGGCCATGCGCCATTGA
- a CDS encoding dicarboxylate/amino acid:cation symporter: MKKKPFYKVLYVQVIFAIVVGVILGHYYPSLATEMKPLGDGFIKLIKMVIGPIIFCTVVTGIAGMEDMKKVGRVGGKALLYFEIVSTFALVLGLAATHILRPGVGFNIDPATLDGKAVASYAAKAHGQSTVDFLMHIIPNTMVDAFAQGEILQILLIALLFGSVLAHLGERGKVVTDFIDGLTRVLFGIVHIVTKLAPIGAFGAMAFTIGKYGVGSLVPLLKLIGTFYLTSVVFVLVVLGAIARFTGFSIIRFVSYIKEELLIVLGTSSSEAALPQLMEKLEKAGCSRSVVGLVVPTGYSFNLDGTNIYMTMAVLFIAQATNIELTWMQQLTLLAVAMLTSKGASGVTGAGFITLAATLAVVPTIPLSGMVLILGIDRFMSECRALTNIVGNGVATVVVSAWEKELDRAKLRQALKGGGEVAATETAGV; the protein is encoded by the coding sequence GTGAAGAAGAAACCCTTCTACAAAGTGCTTTATGTGCAGGTGATCTTCGCCATCGTCGTCGGCGTGATCCTCGGTCACTACTATCCGTCGCTCGCCACCGAGATGAAACCGCTCGGCGACGGGTTCATCAAGCTGATCAAGATGGTGATCGGTCCGATCATCTTCTGTACGGTCGTCACCGGCATCGCCGGCATGGAGGACATGAAGAAGGTCGGCCGCGTCGGCGGCAAGGCGCTGCTGTACTTCGAGATCGTGTCGACGTTCGCGCTGGTGCTCGGTCTCGCGGCGACGCACATCCTGCGTCCGGGCGTCGGCTTCAACATCGATCCGGCGACGCTCGACGGCAAGGCCGTCGCGTCGTACGCGGCGAAGGCGCACGGCCAGTCGACGGTCGACTTCCTGATGCACATCATCCCGAACACGATGGTCGACGCGTTCGCGCAGGGCGAGATCCTGCAGATCCTGCTGATCGCGCTGCTGTTCGGCAGCGTGCTCGCGCACCTCGGCGAGCGCGGCAAGGTCGTCACGGACTTCATCGACGGCCTCACGCGCGTGCTGTTCGGCATCGTGCACATCGTCACGAAGCTCGCGCCGATCGGCGCGTTCGGCGCGATGGCGTTTACGATCGGCAAGTACGGCGTCGGCTCGCTGGTGCCGCTGCTGAAGCTGATCGGCACGTTCTACCTGACCTCGGTCGTGTTCGTGCTCGTCGTGCTCGGCGCGATCGCGCGCTTCACCGGCTTCTCGATCATCCGCTTCGTGTCCTACATCAAGGAAGAGCTGCTGATCGTGCTCGGCACGAGCTCGTCGGAAGCCGCGCTGCCGCAGCTGATGGAGAAGCTCGAGAAGGCCGGCTGCTCGCGCTCGGTCGTCGGCCTCGTCGTGCCGACCGGCTATTCGTTCAACCTCGACGGCACCAACATCTACATGACGATGGCCGTGCTGTTCATCGCGCAGGCCACCAACATCGAGCTGACCTGGATGCAGCAGCTCACGCTGCTTGCGGTCGCGATGCTGACCTCGAAGGGTGCGAGCGGCGTCACCGGCGCGGGCTTCATCACGCTCGCCGCGACGCTTGCCGTCGTGCCGACGATCCCGCTGTCGGGCATGGTGCTGATCCTCGGCATCGACCGCTTCATGAGCGAATGCCGCGCGCTGACGAACATCGTCGGCAACGGCGTCGCGACCGTCGTCGTGTCGGCATGGGAAAAGGAACTCGATCGTGCGAAGCTGCGCCAGGCGCTGAAGGGCGGCGGCGAAGTCGCGGCGACCGAGACGGCCGGCGTCTGA
- a CDS encoding sensor histidine kinase produces MNGQAAAPSARAAPRGGDRDRDAYDTIGDPHRQEVSTVKRRLLVLAVLAAMLAAACALTWTVTWRRGIAELQRNAAVRVDRTTNALKSTLDRYESLPYLLGSHPYVQELLAAPKRADYVARTNRYLEDLNEHAHATVTYVIGTDGLCVAASNWRAPDSFVGIEYRFRPYFIDAMHGRVGRFFGIGTISRDPGYYISQPVWRDGGIAGVVVVKLNLEWFQGADASEPLVVADEHGVVFLSSVPAWKYHTLKPLTEPVAASIFETRQYAQQPVTPLPMRVEQVLGGDAEIVRVGSGRRAPRFLATRRRIGEPDWQLVTLAPIAPVDADARNATIVTGFGFVSVALLAFYWRMRRARVREMIRSRALLQQAYAELNRRVEERTADLSEANEQLQKEVGDRIRAEQELRAAHDELIQASKLAALGQMAAGITHELNQPLAALRSFSDNTRVLLDRGEQAAARENLEAIAALTERMGKITNQLKLFVGRARPRNERALVVRALRGVLALLGERLRGVALTLTLQDATVSPARDAPLDIAHDHPELVARCEDLRLEQVLINLLGNALDAVAAVAAPAIEVTVAVSSATVAIEVRDNGPGIPPELLPRLFEPFFTTKEMGSGLGLGLAISSSIASDAGGSLTARNAPSGGALFVLTLRRAHTHHPDSVSEPAGLQ; encoded by the coding sequence ATGAACGGGCAGGCGGCCGCGCCGTCCGCGCGCGCCGCGCCGCGCGGCGGCGATCGCGATCGGGACGCGTATGACACAATAGGCGATCCGCATCGCCAGGAAGTCTCGACCGTGAAGCGCCGCCTGCTCGTCCTCGCCGTGCTCGCCGCGATGCTCGCGGCAGCCTGCGCGCTGACGTGGACCGTCACGTGGCGGCGCGGCATCGCCGAGCTGCAGCGCAACGCGGCCGTGCGCGTCGACCGCACGACCAACGCACTGAAGAGCACGCTCGATCGCTACGAATCGCTGCCGTATCTGCTCGGCAGCCATCCGTACGTGCAGGAGCTGCTCGCCGCACCGAAGCGCGCCGATTACGTCGCGCGCACGAACCGCTACCTCGAAGACCTCAACGAACACGCGCATGCGACCGTCACCTACGTGATCGGCACGGACGGCCTCTGCGTCGCCGCGAGCAACTGGCGCGCGCCCGACAGCTTCGTCGGAATCGAATACCGCTTCCGTCCGTATTTCATCGACGCGATGCACGGCCGGGTCGGCCGCTTCTTCGGCATCGGCACGATCTCGCGCGACCCCGGCTACTACATCTCGCAGCCTGTCTGGCGCGACGGCGGGATCGCGGGCGTCGTCGTCGTGAAGCTCAATCTCGAATGGTTTCAGGGCGCCGACGCGTCCGAGCCGCTCGTCGTCGCGGACGAGCACGGCGTCGTGTTCCTGTCGTCGGTGCCTGCCTGGAAATACCACACGCTGAAGCCGCTGACGGAGCCCGTCGCCGCGTCGATCTTCGAGACGCGCCAGTACGCGCAGCAGCCCGTCACGCCGTTGCCGATGCGCGTCGAGCAGGTGCTCGGCGGCGATGCGGAGATCGTGCGCGTCGGTTCGGGCCGCCGTGCGCCGCGCTTTCTCGCGACGCGGCGCCGGATCGGCGAGCCCGACTGGCAGCTCGTCACGCTCGCGCCGATCGCGCCCGTCGACGCCGACGCGCGCAACGCGACGATCGTGACGGGCTTCGGCTTCGTGTCGGTCGCGCTGCTCGCGTTCTACTGGCGCATGCGCCGCGCGCGCGTGCGCGAGATGATCCGCAGCCGCGCGCTGCTGCAGCAGGCGTACGCGGAACTGAACCGGCGCGTCGAGGAACGCACGGCCGACCTGTCGGAGGCGAACGAGCAGCTGCAGAAGGAAGTCGGCGACCGGATCCGCGCGGAGCAGGAGCTGCGCGCCGCGCACGACGAACTGATCCAGGCGAGCAAGCTCGCGGCGCTCGGTCAGATGGCGGCCGGCATCACGCACGAGCTGAACCAGCCGCTCGCCGCGCTGCGCAGCTTCTCCGACAACACACGTGTGCTGCTCGACCGCGGCGAACAGGCGGCGGCGCGCGAGAACCTCGAGGCGATCGCCGCGCTGACCGAGCGCATGGGCAAGATCACGAACCAGCTGAAGCTGTTCGTCGGGCGCGCGCGTCCGCGCAACGAGCGCGCGCTCGTCGTGCGCGCACTGCGCGGCGTGCTCGCCCTGCTTGGCGAACGGCTGCGCGGCGTCGCGCTGACGCTCACGCTGCAGGACGCGACGGTCTCGCCCGCGCGCGACGCGCCGCTCGACATCGCGCACGACCATCCGGAACTCGTCGCGCGCTGCGAGGACCTGCGCCTCGAGCAGGTGCTGATCAACCTGCTCGGCAACGCGCTCGATGCGGTCGCCGCGGTCGCGGCGCCGGCGATCGAAGTAACGGTCGCGGTGTCGAGTGCGACCGTCGCGATCGAGGTGCGCGACAACGGCCCCGGCATCCCGCCCGAGCTGCTGCCGCGCCTGTTCGAGCCGTTTTTCACGACGAAGGAGATGGGCAGCGGCCTCGGCCTCGGCCTCGCGATCTCGTCGTCGATCGCGAGCGACGCGGGCGGCTCGCTGACCGCGCGCAATGCGCCCTCGGGCGGCGCGCTGTTCGTCTTGACGCTGCGGCGCGCGCACACGCATCATCCGGACTCCGTGTCCGAGCCGGCCGGCCTGCAGTGA
- a CDS encoding CaiB/BaiF CoA transferase family protein, which translates to MTNEPRALPLAGVKVLDVSRVLAGPWCAMVLADFGAEVVKVEHPARGDDTRDWGIRIGDTETTYFNSVNRSKRSLCIDLQTEAGQRIAQDLAAQADVLIHNFKLGGAEKLGLGYDTLAERNPRLVHCAISGYDRSGPEAARPGYDLVVQGEAGLMALNGEAGQPPLKFGVAAVDLFTGMYSAQAILAALYERHATGRGRRIEMALFDCGLMITAYYGLDALLMEKDPPRYGNAHPSIVPYGVFDAADGPLVITVGNNTQFARFCDVLERADLAADPRYRTNLGRSENRADLLPELRRELARRPRAALLTALADAGIPCGEVLGLHEALTSERATRAGLVTRQPHPVAGGVHVLAPPYRFDGARLPVRGAPPVLGADTDAVLGSWLGLSADDVARLRADRVV; encoded by the coding sequence ATGACGAACGAACCGCGTGCGCTGCCGCTTGCCGGCGTCAAGGTGCTCGACGTGTCGCGCGTGCTCGCGGGCCCGTGGTGCGCGATGGTGCTCGCCGATTTCGGCGCGGAAGTCGTGAAGGTCGAGCACCCCGCGCGCGGCGACGATACGCGCGACTGGGGCATCCGGATCGGCGACACCGAAACCACGTATTTCAACAGCGTGAACCGCAGCAAGCGCTCGCTCTGCATCGACCTGCAGACAGAAGCGGGGCAGCGGATCGCGCAGGACCTCGCCGCGCAGGCCGACGTGCTGATTCACAACTTCAAGCTCGGCGGCGCGGAAAAGCTCGGGCTCGGCTATGACACGCTCGCCGAACGCAATCCGCGCCTCGTGCATTGCGCGATTTCGGGCTACGACCGCTCGGGGCCGGAAGCCGCTCGCCCCGGCTACGACCTGGTCGTGCAGGGCGAGGCGGGGCTGATGGCGCTGAACGGCGAAGCGGGCCAGCCGCCGCTGAAGTTCGGCGTCGCGGCGGTCGACCTGTTCACCGGCATGTATTCGGCGCAGGCGATTCTTGCCGCGCTGTACGAGCGTCACGCGACCGGGCGCGGCCGGCGCATCGAGATGGCGCTGTTCGACTGCGGGCTGATGATCACCGCGTACTACGGGCTCGACGCGCTGCTGATGGAGAAGGACCCGCCGCGTTACGGCAACGCGCATCCGTCGATCGTGCCGTACGGCGTGTTCGATGCGGCCGACGGCCCGCTCGTGATCACGGTCGGCAACAACACGCAGTTCGCGCGCTTTTGCGACGTGCTCGAACGGGCCGATCTCGCGGCCGATCCGCGCTATCGCACCAATCTCGGCCGCTCGGAGAATCGCGCGGACCTGCTGCCGGAACTGCGCCGCGAGCTGGCACGCCGGCCGCGCGCGGCGCTGCTCACCGCGCTCGCCGACGCCGGGATCCCCTGCGGAGAGGTGCTCGGGCTGCACGAGGCGCTGACGTCCGAGCGCGCGACGCGCGCGGGGCTCGTCACGCGGCAGCCGCATCCGGTCGCGGGCGGCGTGCACGTGCTCGCGCCGCCGTACCGCTTCGACGGCGCGCGATTGCCGGTGCGCGGTGCGCCGCCGGTGCTCGGCGCCGATACCGATGCGGTGCTCGGCAGCTGGCTCGGGCTGTCCGCCGACGACGTCGCGCGGTTGCGCGCGGACCGCGTCGTGTAA
- a CDS encoding DUF485 domain-containing protein, whose amino-acid sequence MELSVIESVTARRDYQQLVRARRRFSFALTALMIATYYGFILLVALAPQVLAAPLYRGATTTVGIAAGVAIIAIAVALTACYVLRANRAFDRRVDALLGRS is encoded by the coding sequence ATGGAGCTTTCCGTCATCGAATCGGTCACGGCGCGCCGTGACTATCAGCAGCTCGTGCGCGCGCGGCGCCGCTTCAGCTTCGCGCTGACGGCGCTGATGATCGCCACCTACTACGGTTTCATCCTGCTCGTCGCGCTCGCGCCGCAAGTGCTCGCCGCGCCGCTGTACCGCGGCGCGACGACGACGGTCGGCATTGCCGCCGGCGTCGCGATCATCGCGATCGCCGTCGCGCTGACCGCGTGCTACGTGCTGCGTGCGAACCGCGCGTTCGACCGCCGCGTCGACGCGCTGCTCGGCCGTTCGTGA